A window of the Nitrosopumilus ureiphilus genome harbors these coding sequences:
- a CDS encoding P-II family nitrogen regulator → MKRIEATIQATKMGVVTEAINDLVGGFTILEGNGRGSGKRQQVRSSRGTGSVTKEYNEVATVSIIVDDSDVEKVSNAIADAAFTGKGGDGIIVVSNIESVLNIATKKSGTEAL, encoded by the coding sequence ATGAAACGAATTGAGGCAACTATTCAAGCAACGAAGATGGGAGTTGTAACTGAGGCAATTAATGACCTAGTCGGAGGATTTACTATTCTGGAAGGAAATGGTAGAGGTTCCGGAAAGAGACAGCAGGTCAGATCAAGCAGAGGAACAGGCTCAGTCACTAAAGAATACAACGAAGTCGCAACTGTCAGTATAATTGTTGATGACTCAGATGTAGAAAAGGTTTCAAACGCAATTGCTGATGCAGCTTTTACAGGAAAGGGCGGAGATGGAATTATTGTTGTATCCAATATCGAAAGTGTATTGAACATAGCAACTAAAAAGAGCGGTACTGAAGCCCTCTAA
- the dusB gene encoding tRNA dihydrouridine synthase DusB — protein MLPKFSSRAFLAPMAGVSDPALRLQCKQMGSGLVVTEFTNIHSIIAKEKQLKENMKTIQEFIEYSEEERPLSIQLFGSDLVALEKAAKIVEPYFDIIDYNMGCPAPHITRQMAGGALLQEVNLTQQIFNTLVNAVKKPVTLKIRSGVTNASQFLFRDIAEIAEDEGIQMITLHPRTVSQGYSGNADWKMIKELKEISSIPIVGNGDITTPEDAKEMIDETGCDYVMIGRGAMGNPFLFEQINDYLKTNSYHEYSFKDRLDSFFDYLHLTVRYKIKFTNIKSQAMRFTKGMKGGSKLRSKITLSKNIDELEKIMNDAYSIS, from the coding sequence ATGCTTCCCAAGTTCTCCAGCAGAGCGTTTTTAGCTCCTATGGCAGGGGTAAGTGATCCCGCACTCCGATTACAATGTAAACAAATGGGATCTGGATTAGTTGTCACCGAATTTACAAATATTCACAGTATCATTGCCAAAGAAAAACAACTCAAAGAAAATATGAAAACAATTCAAGAGTTTATTGAGTATTCAGAAGAAGAACGTCCTTTATCAATTCAGTTGTTTGGATCTGACCTTGTCGCATTAGAAAAAGCTGCAAAGATTGTAGAACCTTATTTTGATATTATTGATTACAACATGGGTTGTCCCGCACCACATATTACTCGACAAATGGCAGGAGGAGCTCTTCTGCAAGAAGTAAATCTAACTCAACAAATTTTCAATACTCTTGTTAATGCTGTAAAAAAACCTGTAACATTAAAGATTCGTTCTGGTGTGACAAATGCGAGTCAATTTCTTTTTAGAGACATTGCTGAAATTGCAGAAGATGAAGGAATTCAAATGATTACTCTACATCCAAGGACTGTAAGTCAGGGATATTCTGGAAATGCAGATTGGAAAATGATCAAAGAACTTAAAGAGATTTCTAGCATTCCGATTGTTGGAAATGGTGATATCACTACCCCTGAAGATGCTAAAGAAATGATTGATGAGACAGGTTGTGATTATGTAATGATTGGTAGAGGTGCAATGGGAAATCCATTTTTATTTGAACAAATCAATGATTATCTCAAAACAAACTCGTATCATGAATATTCTTTCAAAGATAGGCTAGATTCTTTTTTTGATTATCTGCATCTAACTGTTAGATACAAAATTAAATTTACCAACATCAAGAGTCAGGCAATGAGGTTTACCAAAGGAATGAAAGGAGGTTCCAAATTACGTTCCAAAATTACTCTCTCAAAAAATATTGATGAATTAGAAAAAATTATGAATGATGCGTATTCTATATCTTAG
- a CDS encoding Lrp/AsnC family transcriptional regulator: protein MATAYVLINCELGSEEAVISELKSIEGVVEVHGTFGAYDILAKVESGQVEALRETITWKIRKIPKIRSTLTLMGIEGQQ from the coding sequence TTGGCAACAGCTTATGTTCTCATAAACTGTGAGCTTGGTTCTGAAGAAGCAGTAATTTCAGAATTGAAATCCATTGAAGGTGTAGTTGAAGTACATGGTACATTTGGTGCATATGATATACTTGCCAAAGTTGAATCTGGTCAAGTTGAAGCATTACGTGAAACCATTACTTGGAAAATTAGGAAAATTCCAAAGATCCGTTCTACTCTGACCTTGATGGGAATTGAAGGCCAACAATAG
- a CDS encoding thrombospondin type 3 repeat-containing protein, translating into MKKQYFLGFLLLLTSTIGMLPSSVFANEAIDSDGDGVPNSIDFCPHLLEDYDPQYGNNIDGCPADFVPWYDVDYDGIQDHIDKCPTVKETYNKFQDEDGCPDLTPDVGKEIADSDGDGYPDYMDLCPNRPETFNGIDDKDGCPDDASSLRDSDRDGISDTLDSCILEPETYNFYLDTDGCPDSIDAVDSVYNFPDTDGDGIDDRWDQCLNEPENYNGYLDWDGCSDVLGASSNGLIDSDYDSILDSVDACPLDRENFNKFQDEDGCPDEIEYAISGDTDGDGILNQFDVCPYNKETYNKFQDEDGCPDSTVNNKSTYDSDGDGIVDNLDHCPNQPETFNGILDSDGCPDNLNSTLDSDMDGIPNISDDCPLEPETYNFFKDGDGCPDATDPITSSYLFPDVDGDGIDDRWDACLNEQENYNNYLDKDGCPDIPGISKSALSDIDYDLIPDIFDECPTIAEKYNQFQDEDGCPDTIAYDSFGDSDFDGIPDNIDQCPNARETFNRYLDDDGCPDLIADNKLTSDSDGDGIVDNLDSCPNQPETFNQFQDKDGCPDKFVFTLDSDMDGIVDVSDACPLEPETYNYYQDEDGCPDSTGSNVSSYTFPDSDGDGIDDRKDACVDEQENFNGYLDWDGCPDVLAAQSTTPTRIDSDGDGYHDAIDSCPTEPETWNKYNDHDGCPDIAPEQQRFVHDDDLDGIINDEDLCPLDPEDYDGDRDTDGCPDN; encoded by the coding sequence ATGAAAAAACAATATTTTCTAGGATTTTTACTTTTGCTTACTTCTACTATTGGTATGTTACCAAGTAGTGTTTTTGCTAATGAAGCAATTGATTCAGATGGAGACGGTGTGCCTAACAGTATTGATTTTTGTCCTCATCTTTTAGAAGATTATGATCCACAGTATGGTAACAACATAGACGGCTGTCCCGCCGATTTTGTTCCCTGGTATGATGTTGACTATGATGGAATTCAAGATCATATTGATAAATGTCCTACTGTAAAAGAGACTTACAATAAATTCCAGGATGAGGATGGTTGTCCTGACTTAACTCCTGATGTTGGAAAAGAAATTGCTGATTCAGACGGAGATGGATATCCAGATTACATGGACTTGTGTCCTAATCGTCCTGAAACATTCAATGGAATTGATGATAAAGACGGCTGCCCTGATGATGCATCTAGCTTAAGAGATTCTGATAGAGATGGAATATCTGATACATTAGATTCATGTATACTGGAACCTGAAACTTACAATTTTTACTTGGACACAGACGGCTGCCCTGATTCTATTGATGCTGTAGATTCTGTATATAATTTTCCAGACACTGACGGCGATGGAATTGATGATAGATGGGATCAGTGTTTAAATGAACCTGAAAATTATAATGGTTATCTAGATTGGGATGGATGCTCAGATGTACTTGGTGCTTCTTCTAATGGTTTAATTGATTCTGATTATGATAGTATACTTGACTCAGTTGATGCTTGTCCATTAGATCGTGAAAATTTTAATAAATTCCAAGATGAAGACGGCTGTCCTGATGAAATCGAATATGCAATATCTGGAGACACTGATGGTGATGGAATTTTAAATCAATTTGATGTTTGTCCATATAATAAAGAAACTTACAACAAATTCCAAGATGAAGACGGCTGTCCTGATTCTACTGTGAATAACAAATCTACTTATGATTCTGATGGTGATGGAATAGTTGATAATTTAGATCACTGTCCAAACCAACCAGAAACATTCAATGGTATTTTGGATTCAGACGGCTGTCCTGACAATCTTAATTCCACACTTGACTCAGACATGGATGGCATTCCAAATATTTCCGATGATTGTCCTCTAGAACCTGAAACTTATAATTTTTTCAAAGATGGTGATGGGTGTCCAGATGCCACAGACCCAATTACTTCATCATATCTATTTCCAGATGTTGACGGTGATGGAATAGATGATAGATGGGATGCATGTCTTAATGAGCAAGAAAATTATAATAATTATCTGGACAAAGACGGTTGCCCTGATATCCCGGGAATCTCCAAATCTGCATTGTCTGATATTGATTATGATTTAATTCCTGACATATTTGATGAATGTCCCACAATCGCTGAAAAATATAATCAATTCCAGGATGAGGACGGCTGCCCTGATACTATAGCCTATGACTCATTTGGTGATTCAGACTTTGATGGAATTCCAGATAATATAGATCAATGTCCTAATGCAAGAGAAACTTTCAACAGGTATCTTGATGATGACGGCTGTCCTGATCTAATTGCCGATAACAAACTAACATCTGATTCTGATGGTGATGGAATTGTTGATAATTTAGATTCTTGTCCAAACCAACCTGAAACATTTAATCAATTCCAAGACAAGGACGGCTGCCCAGACAAATTTGTATTTACATTGGACTCAGACATGGATGGCATTGTAGATGTCTCTGATGCATGTCCTCTAGAGCCTGAAACTTACAACTATTATCAAGATGAGGACGGCTGCCCTGACTCGACTGGCTCTAATGTTTCATCATACACTTTCCCAGATTCTGATGGCGATGGAATTGATGATCGAAAAGATGCATGTGTTGATGAACAAGAGAACTTTAATGGATATTTGGATTGGGACGGTTGCCCCGATGTATTAGCTGCTCAATCCACCACTCCAACAAGAATTGATTCTGATGGTGACGGATATCATGATGCAATCGATTCTTGTCCAACTGAACCTGAAACATGGAACAAGTATAATGATCATGATGGTTGCCCCGATATTGCACCTGAACAACAGAGATTTGTCCATGATGATGATCTTGATGGTATTATTAATGATGAGGATCTATGTCCTCTAGATCCTGAAGATTATGATGGTGACAGAGACACAGACGGATGTCCGGATAATTAG